In Methanobrevibacter sp., one genomic interval encodes:
- a CDS encoding SIS domain-containing protein: MKYKMYDEMMEQPVSLRRTFKSELPKLKEISKLVSDVKKVYLIGCGSSISTCYSVCDAIRMSSTNIDIEVFTGYEFYYNKKLVKNENSIAIFTSQSGETADTLASLRRANEFGISTVSISNEPESSMTLEAGISIVTQGETETAILGTKTYITQLACLYQILFAASDYENKNRLLADLHELPNILEHLLNSAEEENKALAEEFKDEDIFYCLGSGPNFGLSYKLAMTMLMEGAIKHACPLYSAEFRHGLIERAEKDVPIIFLKSDFESDEITDKAIEFSKKLELKSIVYDLNDYADVDKLLSPFVLVIPLEWFVYYLAHFNGEDPGATRHIGKVRY; this comes from the coding sequence ATGAAATATAAAATGTATGATGAAATGATGGAACAACCGGTTTCTCTTAGGAGAACTTTTAAATCAGAGTTGCCTAAATTGAAAGAAATTTCCAAGCTGGTTTCTGATGTTAAAAAAGTTTATTTAATCGGTTGTGGCAGTTCAATTTCAACATGTTATAGTGTATGTGATGCAATTCGCATGTCTAGCACTAATATCGATATTGAAGTATTTACCGGTTATGAGTTTTATTACAATAAAAAACTGGTCAAAAATGAAAATTCTATTGCCATATTCACATCCCAGTCAGGTGAAACAGCCGACACTTTGGCATCCCTTAGAAGAGCCAACGAATTTGGAATCAGCACAGTATCAATTTCAAACGAACCTGAAAGTTCCATGACTCTGGAAGCCGGAATTTCAATTGTCACTCAAGGCGAAACCGAAACAGCAATTCTCGGTACTAAAACTTATATTACTCAGCTTGCCTGTCTTTATCAGATATTGTTTGCAGCCAGTGATTATGAAAACAAAAACAGGCTATTGGCGGATTTGCATGAACTTCCGAACATATTGGAACACCTGTTAAATTCTGCTGAAGAAGAAAATAAGGCATTGGCCGAGGAATTTAAAGATGAGGATATTTTCTATTGTCTTGGAAGCGGACCTAATTTCGGACTTTCATATAAATTAGCAATGACCATGCTTATGGAAGGGGCTATTAAACACGCTTGCCCTCTTTATTCAGCGGAATTCAGACATGGTCTTATTGAACGTGCCGAAAAGGATGTTCCGATTATATTTTTAAAGTCTGACTTTGAATCTGATGAAATCACAGATAAGGCTATTGAATTTTCTAAAAAGTTAGAGTTAAAGTCAATAGTCTATGATTTAAATGATTATGCTGATGTGGATAAATTGCTCTCTCCATTTGTACTGGTGATTCCACTTGAATGGTTCGTATATTATCTGGCCCACTTCAACGGCGAAGATCCCGGTGCAACAAGACACATCGGAAAAGTCAGATATTAA
- a CDS encoding zinc ribbon domain-containing protein, translated as MVKCGNCGIDVPDGFESCPNCGNAYIESENQNSSNKINVIKCGSCGAEIGSDNELCPSCGNKLEKEDKNLKCEKCGSVLLDKVLFCPTCGSKVSFPNKTAQIKTCLNCGNEVEEDVEFCPECGTNVNAGVKTKHESDYTSLEEKINLENIIKPSVIALIVSIVLSIFGLLIGFSWFSFVMAIILAVGFFAAPIDNEVNASIFGFFVGLILGILENPIIGFMFGSFAAGFYEGYFGSHLIILLILSVVVAYVSNIYLKDNVEDIITKFKNML; from the coding sequence ATGGTTAAATGCGGTAATTGTGGAATTGATGTTCCAGATGGTTTTGAAAGTTGTCCGAATTGTGGAAATGCATATATCGAATCTGAAAATCAAAATTCCTCAAATAAAATTAATGTCATAAAATGTGGCAGCTGTGGTGCTGAAATAGGTTCTGATAATGAATTATGTCCTTCTTGCGGCAATAAACTTGAAAAAGAAGATAAAAATCTAAAATGTGAAAAATGCGGATCCGTATTGCTTGACAAAGTTTTGTTTTGTCCGACATGCGGTTCAAAGGTAAGTTTTCCAAATAAAACTGCTCAAATAAAAACATGTCTTAATTGTGGAAATGAAGTAGAAGAGGATGTTGAGTTTTGCCCAGAGTGCGGAACTAATGTAAATGCTGGTGTGAAAACTAAACATGAATCAGATTATACTTCCCTTGAGGAGAAAATTAATTTGGAAAACATTATAAAACCATCCGTTATAGCTTTAATAGTGTCTATAGTTTTATCCATATTTGGATTATTAATCGGTTTTTCATGGTTTTCATTTGTAATGGCTATTATTTTGGCTGTAGGATTTTTTGCAGCACCTATTGATAATGAAGTTAATGCGAGTATATTCGGTTTTTTTGTCGGATTGATTTTAGGCATTTTAGAAAATCCGATAATCGGATTTATGTTTGGATCATTTGCTGCAGGTTTTTATGAAGGCTACTTTGGCAGCCATCTGATTATTCTGCTGATTTTAAGTGTTGTTGTAGCTTATGTCTCAAACATCTATCTAAAAGACAATGTCGAAGACATTATCACTAAATTCAAAAATATGCTCTAA
- a CDS encoding zinc-ribbon domain-containing protein, with product MVKCQNCGAEVVGSDFCFNCGEKVEKFEGTSDVCPKCGTKNDKNTTFCRECGHKLENGAAVSFKQQEWNARRDEVLARYDKLAEEFGIKGEDYFLTSVKRFNMLEKTTSKHKTINKYVGGFNPDLYVGNETMIDGFFLIKENKFVFMEIDNRDWEKVNAGINNFYFDKIVSMRVTKRLGDESRYEDITKRAWTSPHDIKRDIQNKIQSLKATRFKDMIANNDSADMFDRLLIKLVDNTSYEIRLPSFEFGQNLVDLYESLKDKPQTVVVQNQAAEPSKAQQLKEYQELLESGSITQGEFDKLKERLLFG from the coding sequence ATGGTTAAATGTCAAAATTGCGGAGCAGAAGTTGTCGGGTCTGATTTTTGTTTTAATTGCGGAGAAAAAGTTGAAAAATTTGAAGGCACTTCTGATGTTTGTCCAAAATGCGGAACAAAGAATGATAAAAACACAACGTTTTGCCGTGAATGCGGTCATAAATTGGAAAATGGAGCTGCCGTATCTTTCAAACAACAGGAATGGAATGCTAGGCGTGATGAAGTTCTTGCAAGATATGATAAACTTGCTGAAGAGTTTGGAATCAAAGGCGAAGATTACTTCTTAACTAGTGTAAAACGTTTCAACATGTTAGAAAAGACCACTAGTAAGCATAAAACCATTAATAAATATGTTGGAGGTTTTAATCCCGATTTATATGTTGGCAATGAAACAATGATTGATGGTTTTTTTCTAATTAAGGAAAATAAATTTGTTTTTATGGAAATTGATAACAGGGACTGGGAAAAGGTCAATGCAGGAATTAATAATTTTTATTTTGATAAAATAGTATCAATGAGGGTCACTAAAAGACTTGGTGATGAAAGCAGATATGAGGACATCACTAAAAGGGCTTGGACATCTCCTCATGATATCAAGCGTGACATTCAAAATAAAATCCAATCTCTTAAAGCAACACGATTTAAAGACATGATTGCAAACAATGATAGTGCAGACATGTTTGATAGATTGTTAATCAAATTAGTTGACAACACTTCTTATGAAATTAGACTTCCAAGTTTTGAATTTGGTCAAAACTTAGTGGATTTATATGAATCCTTAAAAGACAAACCACAAACAGTTGTTGTTCAAAATCAAGCTGCAGAACCTAGTAAAGCTCAACAATTAAAGGAATATCAGGAATTACTTGAATCAGGTTCAATTACTCAAGGAGAATTTGACAAATTAAAAGAACGATTATTATTTGGATAG
- the ade gene encoding adenine deaminase, with translation MKFTSYVLDVLTDSVFPARIAIADGVFKEIMPIQVSGDDELDVEGLLLPGFIDSHIHIESTMLTPGQFAKIAVRHGTTSVVCDPHEIANVCGLDGIEFMIENASQVPFNFYFTAPSCVPATSFETSGAVLDSDDIEYLLQKDEIVALGEMMNFPGVINGDEEVIKKLELARQYKKPIDGHAPLLSGKELDKYLEQYIVTDHECSNFDEAIEKKQKGMKIMVRDGSSAKNMEGLFDFSQRIEHLKNQDSFGIMPREVLERRIHSPIFDFIVSDDKHPNDLIKGHLNKSVKKAAELGVDIIKAIEMVTINPAAHYGLDAGSVTTGAKADFIIIDNLVDFNVLKTYVGGECVFDGENVLFDVPEIEAENSIDATEKTAQDFEIRFDGDECEVNVIECFNGELLTNKVSATLEVKEGIIQPDTSGDILKIAVVERYGKNHVANAFIKGFGLKKGAIASSVAHDSHNIIVVGCSADMMARAVNKIIENKGGFSIVGPELDESLPLPIAGLMSNEDAFEVARKLDVLHNMSGELGCMLDSPFMTMAFMALLVIPFLKLSDLGLFDGDAFEFIDVVGN, from the coding sequence ATGAAATTCACTAGCTATGTTCTGGATGTATTGACTGACTCTGTTTTTCCGGCCAGAATTGCAATTGCAGATGGTGTCTTTAAAGAAATCATGCCTATTCAAGTTAGCGGGGATGATGAACTTGATGTCGAAGGTTTGTTGCTTCCGGGGTTCATTGATTCACATATCCATATTGAAAGCACAATGCTTACTCCAGGCCAATTTGCAAAAATTGCTGTAAGGCACGGCACCACTTCGGTTGTATGCGATCCTCATGAAATAGCTAATGTCTGCGGGCTTGACGGTATCGAGTTCATGATTGAAAACGCAAGTCAGGTTCCATTTAATTTTTATTTTACTGCACCTTCCTGTGTTCCGGCAACTTCATTTGAAACATCAGGGGCTGTTTTGGATTCTGATGACATTGAGTATTTGCTTCAAAAGGATGAAATTGTGGCTTTGGGAGAAATGATGAATTTTCCTGGAGTTATTAACGGTGATGAGGAAGTCATTAAGAAATTGGAATTGGCCAGACAATACAAAAAACCTATTGACGGCCATGCTCCGCTGCTTTCCGGTAAAGAATTGGATAAATATCTTGAACAATATATAGTTACAGATCACGAATGCAGCAATTTCGATGAAGCTATTGAAAAGAAGCAGAAAGGCATGAAGATTATGGTTCGTGACGGTTCATCTGCTAAAAATATGGAAGGGCTTTTTGATTTTTCACAGCGCATCGAACACTTGAAAAATCAGGACAGCTTCGGCATAATGCCGAGGGAAGTGTTGGAACGAAGAATCCACTCTCCAATATTTGATTTTATTGTAAGTGATGATAAACACCCTAATGATTTAATTAAAGGGCACCTGAATAAATCAGTTAAAAAAGCTGCTGAATTGGGAGTGGATATCATTAAAGCTATTGAAATGGTAACCATCAATCCGGCAGCCCATTACGGTTTGGATGCCGGTTCAGTTACAACAGGTGCTAAAGCCGACTTCATCATTATTGACAATCTCGTCGATTTCAATGTTTTAAAAACATATGTTGGTGGCGAATGTGTATTTGACGGCGAAAATGTTTTATTCGATGTTCCTGAAATCGAAGCTGAAAACTCAATTGACGCAACAGAAAAAACAGCTCAGGACTTTGAAATTCGCTTTGACGGTGATGAATGTGAAGTTAACGTGATTGAGTGTTTTAATGGTGAATTATTGACTAATAAAGTTTCTGCAACTTTAGAAGTTAAGGAGGGTATAATTCAGCCGGATACTTCTGGAGACATTTTGAAAATAGCAGTTGTTGAGAGATATGGAAAAAATCATGTGGCTAATGCATTCATTAAAGGTTTTGGCCTTAAAAAAGGAGCAATCGCCTCATCTGTTGCACATGATTCCCATAATATTATCGTCGTTGGCTGCAGTGCAGATATGATGGCAAGAGCAGTTAATAAAATCATTGAAAATAAAGGGGGATTTTCGATTGTTGGCCCGGAGCTTGACGAATCGCTGCCTCTTCCGATTGCAGGACTGATGAGCAATGAGGATGCATTTGAAGTTGCCCGAAAGTTGGATGTTTTACATAACATGTCCGGGGAATTGGGCTGCATGCTTGACTCTCCATTTATGACAATGGCATTTATGGCATTGCTTGTAATCCCTTTTCTTAAATTGTCTGATTTGGGACTGTTTGATGGTGATGCTTTTGAATTTATTGATGTTGTCGGAAATTAG
- a CDS encoding winged helix DNA-binding protein, with product MKQKDDMSIISLLVRSKKRINVLKSLEKENKIPSKISKDIDDNSNHVSKYLKTLKEAELVECLNEEDKRYRFYAITDKGKYYLNKVEHNYKD from the coding sequence ATGAAACAAAAAGATGACATGAGCATCATCTCTTTACTGGTACGTTCTAAAAAAAGGATTAACGTTCTAAAATCTTTAGAAAAAGAAAATAAAATACCCTCAAAAATTAGTAAAGATATTGACGATAATAGCAATCATGTATCTAAATATTTAAAGACCTTAAAAGAAGCCGAACTGGTGGAATGTCTTAATGAAGAAGACAAACGATATAGGTTTTATGCCATTACAGATAAAGGCAAATATTATCTGAATAAAGTCGAACACAACTATAAAGACTAA
- a CDS encoding bifunctional NADP phosphatase/NAD kinase, whose amino-acid sequence MDAKDKQIATDLSYEIIREVARAIRPYVGKPESGEKVKMGADGTPTSLIDIIAEDKLINILKNAPVLSYIISEEIGELKLGRGTKRSIRLSDELKRDDLKEDEIPKFIFLIDPVDGTNNAIKEIPAYGISIAVASVHQGRVSTLNDVELGFISNFANGNFFEAEKGKGCWLNNEEVHPSDIINISDMTLGGFTKSGTSQASKLVDNARRMRVLGSVVLELSYVASGRYDAFLDLRGSRILDIAASKLILEEAGCIITNKYGQKLNNNLSIYEKSVVVAANNKILHKQMIDILNDNQTDIIGKVGIISRIDQKRPILYAAKIADYLLTNGREVIIEERLAHEITELKDNPELDNIIERILENYPEMADAFDDLNLNIDFEQLSEKIFDFDCDMVIILGGDGTLLRAQSKLNPEIPIFGINMGTVGFLTEIETTHTFEALNAILKGDYYKEKRSRLVVSHENHQYPVMNEVVVMTDKPAKMMHFEIQVDGETIEEVRADGLIVSTPSGSTAYAMSAGGPIVDPKVAGFVIIPICPYKLGVRPFVVSDNSEITVKLLKKGKTAVFVMDGQINEEAAYEEEIKFKKSPKSAYFIRTSTKYFYEKVKDKLREGGIPSTR is encoded by the coding sequence ATGGATGCAAAAGACAAACAAATTGCAACAGACCTGTCATATGAGATTATAAGAGAAGTTGCAAGGGCGATAAGACCCTATGTCGGAAAGCCCGAATCCGGAGAAAAAGTAAAAATGGGTGCTGATGGAACCCCGACATCATTAATTGACATAATAGCTGAAGACAAATTAATTAATATATTAAAAAACGCGCCAGTACTCTCATATATCATCAGCGAAGAAATTGGAGAATTGAAACTTGGCCGCGGAACTAAAAGAAGCATCAGACTTAGTGATGAGCTTAAACGAGATGACTTAAAAGAAGATGAAATTCCAAAGTTCATATTTTTAATTGACCCGGTTGATGGAACCAACAACGCAATTAAAGAGATTCCTGCTTATGGAATCTCAATAGCAGTTGCAAGTGTTCATCAGGGCCGTGTTTCAACTTTAAATGATGTTGAACTTGGTTTTATAAGCAATTTTGCCAACGGTAACTTTTTTGAAGCTGAAAAAGGAAAAGGATGTTGGTTAAACAACGAAGAAGTGCATCCAAGCGACATAATCAACATTAGCGATATGACCCTTGGAGGATTTACAAAAAGCGGCACTTCACAGGCATCAAAGCTGGTTGATAACGCACGCCGCATGAGAGTTTTAGGAAGCGTGGTGTTGGAGCTGTCTTATGTTGCAAGCGGAAGATATGATGCATTTTTGGACCTTAGAGGAAGCAGAATACTTGATATTGCAGCTTCAAAGCTGATTCTTGAAGAAGCCGGATGCATCATTACAAACAAGTACGGTCAAAAACTTAACAACAATTTAAGCATTTATGAAAAATCAGTTGTTGTGGCGGCCAACAACAAAATACTCCACAAACAAATGATTGACATTCTAAATGACAATCAGACTGACATCATAGGAAAGGTCGGAATAATATCAAGAATTGACCAGAAAAGGCCGATACTTTATGCTGCAAAAATTGCAGATTACCTGCTTACAAATGGACGGGAAGTCATTATTGAAGAAAGATTAGCTCATGAAATAACAGAATTGAAAGACAATCCCGAACTGGACAATATCATTGAAAGAATCCTGGAAAATTATCCTGAAATGGCAGATGCCTTTGACGATTTAAACCTCAATATTGATTTTGAACAATTATCAGAAAAAATATTTGATTTCGACTGTGACATGGTGATAATCCTCGGAGGAGACGGAACACTTCTAAGAGCACAGTCAAAGCTGAATCCCGAAATTCCAATTTTTGGAATAAATATGGGAACTGTCGGATTCTTAACTGAAATTGAAACCACTCACACATTTGAAGCGCTGAATGCTATTTTAAAGGGTGATTACTATAAAGAAAAAAGATCAAGATTAGTTGTTTCACACGAAAACCACCAGTACCCTGTAATGAATGAAGTGGTTGTGATGACTGACAAACCTGCAAAAATGATGCACTTTGAAATACAAGTGGACGGCGAAACAATAGAAGAAGTAAGGGCCGACGGACTAATCGTTTCAACACCAAGCGGTTCGACAGCCTATGCAATGTCTGCCGGAGGACCTATCGTGGATCCGAAGGTTGCCGGATTTGTTATAATCCCTATCTGCCCATACAAACTTGGAGTAAGGCCTTTTGTAGTATCTGACAATAGTGAAATTACTGTAAAATTACTTAAAAAAGGTAAAACTGCAGTATTTGTTATGGATGGTCAAATCAATGAAGAAGCTGCATACGAAGAAGAGATTAAATTCAAGAAATCACCTAAATCCGCATACTTCATCCGCACTTCAACCAAATATTTCTATGAGAAAGTCAAAGACAAACTAAGAGAAGGCGGCATTCCCAGCACAAGGTGA
- a CDS encoding DUF447 domain-containing protein — protein MEIDLSSIGMEKGRQYETVITTKNCENIKNAAPIGVICAGRDKILNRIFKGSKTLENIISQKEFIVNITHSPEIFTASTLGNLPQSQFSSDSALICADAYFKCEVITLTEAVKQSDPVKKKGEAIVIKSKVTELVINKPTSAMNRGFGYVIESLSNLTRFGMVGDDEKEEYIKRFREANRIVVKVGYKEDIEAMRKIKKELMKKGWKP, from the coding sequence ATGGAAATAGATTTATCTTCAATCGGAATGGAAAAAGGAAGACAATACGAAACAGTCATTACAACTAAAAATTGTGAAAATATTAAAAATGCGGCACCTATTGGTGTGATTTGTGCAGGCAGGGATAAAATTTTAAACCGTATTTTTAAAGGAAGCAAAACACTTGAAAATATTATCTCACAAAAAGAGTTTATTGTCAACATCACCCACAGTCCGGAGATATTTACAGCCTCAACTCTTGGAAATCTGCCTCAAAGCCAGTTCAGCAGCGACAGCGCTTTAATATGTGCAGATGCCTACTTTAAATGTGAAGTCATCACTTTAACTGAAGCTGTAAAACAAAGCGATCCGGTTAAAAAGAAAGGGGAAGCAATAGTTATTAAGTCCAAAGTGACAGAACTGGTTATTAATAAACCAACATCTGCAATGAACAGAGGTTTTGGCTATGTTATTGAGTCTTTATCCAACCTAACACGTTTTGGCATGGTTGGAGACGATGAAAAGGAAGAATATATTAAAAGGTTTAGAGAAGCAAATCGCATTGTGGTGAAAGTTGGATATAAAGAAGACATTGAAGCTATGAGGAAGATAAAAAAGGAGTTGATGAAAAAAGGCTGGAAACCCTAA
- a CDS encoding TIGR00300 family protein: MNKRTIELSGHIIDSLTLTKTMGIIMDKGGEFDILEIDVGRKKSDVSHAKIEVSADSPELLESILDELSVLGASIDEIKEVNLVASVKDKVAPEGFYSSSNHTTHIFYDGDWIPVEEIEMDCLVVVDEDEKRAFVKPIANVKAGDKIVVGLDGVKVTPPHRSRDEQQVFEFMNSEVSSEKPLMNLIYGIAGEMKEIKANGGKIGIVAGPAIVHTGSGKYLASLIKEGYIDVIMAGNALATHDIESNLFGTSLGIEVETGKIVAHGHTHHMRAINRINHSGSIKNAVEDGTLTGGIMYECIKNDVPYVLAGSIRDDGPLPDVITDTAESQKLMRHYAQEVDMVIMIATMLHSIATGNLLPSRVKSICVDINPSTVTKLSDRGSAQVVGIVTDIGTFLPLLYNALHEE, encoded by the coding sequence ATGAATAAAAGAACTATTGAGCTTTCAGGCCACATTATTGATTCATTGACTTTAACTAAGACAATGGGCATAATTATGGACAAAGGCGGGGAATTTGATATTTTGGAAATTGATGTTGGACGTAAAAAATCAGATGTAAGTCATGCAAAAATCGAAGTTTCAGCAGATTCTCCCGAACTGTTAGAGTCTATCTTAGATGAATTGTCTGTGCTCGGTGCATCAATTGATGAAATTAAGGAAGTTAATCTTGTTGCATCTGTTAAAGATAAAGTTGCTCCTGAAGGTTTTTATTCATCATCTAATCATACTACTCACATTTTCTATGATGGGGACTGGATTCCTGTTGAAGAAATCGAAATGGACTGTCTGGTAGTTGTTGATGAGGATGAAAAAAGGGCTTTTGTAAAACCGATAGCCAATGTTAAAGCCGGAGACAAAATTGTTGTCGGTCTTGATGGGGTTAAGGTAACACCTCCTCACAGATCAAGGGACGAACAGCAGGTATTTGAATTTATGAACAGTGAAGTGTCCTCTGAAAAACCTTTAATGAATCTGATTTATGGTATTGCCGGAGAAATGAAAGAAATCAAGGCAAACGGAGGTAAAATAGGTATTGTGGCAGGGCCGGCCATTGTGCATACCGGGTCAGGCAAATATCTGGCATCACTTATCAAGGAAGGATACATAGATGTTATCATGGCGGGAAATGCGCTTGCAACCCATGACATTGAATCAAATCTCTTCGGAACTTCTTTAGGTATTGAAGTGGAAACAGGTAAGATTGTAGCTCACGGCCACACACATCACATGAGGGCCATTAACCGGATTAATCATTCAGGCTCTATTAAAAATGCAGTTGAAGACGGAACTTTAACCGGCGGTATCATGTATGAATGTATTAAAAATGATGTTCCATATGTTCTTGCAGGTTCTATACGTGATGACGGACCGCTTCCTGATGTCATAACTGATACTGCAGAATCACAAAAGCTGATGAGACATTATGCTCAGGAAGTTGATATGGTGATAATGATTGCAACCATGCTTCATTCCATTGCAACAGGTAACCTTCTTCCTTCAAGAGTTAAAAGTATTTGCGTAGATATTAATCCGTCCACCGTTACCAAATTATCTGACAGGGGAAGTGCGCAGGTTGTTGGAATAGTTACTGATATTGGAACATTTTTACCACTTCTCTACAATGCGTTACATGAGGAATAG
- a CDS encoding translation initiation factor IF-5A produces the protein MSTKVVEIKTLKVGKYIVLGGEACKIISYTTSSPGKHGAAKARIEAVGIFDNQKRSLVKPVDNKVDTPIIDKRLGQVISIQGANVQLMDMENYDTIDLSMPEELKDSIVEGVEVEYIVALGNMKIMRTRGSN, from the coding sequence ATGTCAACAAAAGTTGTAGAGATTAAAACATTAAAAGTTGGAAAGTACATTGTTTTAGGCGGAGAGGCTTGTAAGATTATTAGTTACACTACTTCATCTCCTGGTAAACACGGAGCTGCAAAAGCAAGAATTGAAGCAGTTGGTATCTTCGATAACCAGAAAAGAAGTTTAGTTAAACCTGTAGATAACAAAGTAGACACTCCTATCATCGATAAAAGATTAGGACAAGTCATCTCCATTCAAGGAGCAAATGTTCAATTAATGGACATGGAAAATTACGATACTATCGACTTGTCAATGCCTGAAGAATTAAAAGATTCTATTGTTGAAGGCGTTGAAGTTGAATATATTGTTGCTTTAGGAAACATGAAAATAATGAGAACTAGAGGATCTAACTAG
- the speB gene encoding agmatinase, with product MLLNTYEPWKFAFSCENENIKENSFGIIGVPFDSTTSYHSGARLGPIVVREASFGFEKYNAVFNKDLTATFYDFGDVNVIPGNCEKTCKIIEDTVNELIELDIKPIIIGGEHSSSIGAIKALYEKYGKLTVVHMDAHRDLAFDFIGEKYSHATVMRRVHELGADLVQIGIRSSSKEEDEFVKSTYNIQTFKNKDVRKHMDAIEYYLTNIDGPIYISIDMDVLDPSIAPNVGNPVPCGLFVSELEDIIRTLSHKNIVGFDVVETASNSLGDSTAVVGAKLIYDFLTLIE from the coding sequence ATGCTTTTAAATACATACGAACCATGGAAATTTGCATTTTCCTGTGAAAATGAAAATATTAAAGAAAATTCATTTGGAATAATCGGAGTTCCATTTGATAGCACTACTTCTTATCACTCCGGTGCACGTTTAGGACCAATTGTTGTAAGGGAAGCTTCATTTGGTTTTGAAAAATATAATGCTGTTTTTAATAAGGATTTAACCGCGACCTTTTATGATTTTGGAGATGTTAATGTAATTCCTGGAAACTGTGAAAAAACTTGCAAAATCATTGAAGACACTGTTAACGAATTAATTGAATTGGATATTAAGCCAATTATAATTGGTGGTGAACATTCCTCATCAATCGGAGCTATTAAAGCACTATATGAAAAATATGGTAAATTAACTGTTGTTCACATGGATGCTCACAGAGACCTTGCATTTGATTTTATTGGTGAGAAATATTCTCATGCAACTGTTATGAGAAGGGTTCATGAATTGGGCGCTGATCTGGTTCAGATTGGAATTAGGTCTTCTTCCAAAGAGGAGGACGAATTTGTAAAATCAACTTACAATATTCAAACATTTAAAAATAAAGACGTTCGCAAGCACATGGATGCAATCGAATACTATCTGACAAATATCGATGGTCCTATTTATATTTCAATAGATATGGATGTACTTGACCCGTCAATCGCTCCGAATGTTGGAAATCCTGTTCCTTGCGGATTATTTGTTTCAGAACTGGAAGATATCATCAGGACATTATCTCATAAGAACATTGTTGGTTTTGATGTTGTTGAAACTGCAAGTAATAGCTTAGGTGATTCCACTGCGGTTGTTGGGGCTAAACTGATTTATGATTTTCTAACTTTAATAGAATAA
- a CDS encoding pyruvoyl-dependent arginine decarboxylase, producing the protein MKIAIVSGKDEGPTELNAFDNALTDAGIGDVNLIKVSSMLAGNAEIKKLPKLKAGAMVNCVLAEMTSDNPGDEITAVIAAAIGEELGCVVETTGANINPNNLIDEAETMVKYMMDKRGVEIKDLIVESSTATVDEIASVVASVVYLKDEIIEG; encoded by the coding sequence ATGAAAATAGCTATTGTATCTGGAAAGGATGAAGGGCCAACAGAATTAAATGCATTTGACAATGCTCTGACAGATGCCGGAATAGGTGATGTGAACTTGATAAAAGTATCCAGCATGCTTGCGGGAAATGCTGAAATCAAAAAGTTACCTAAACTCAAAGCAGGAGCAATGGTAAACTGTGTTCTAGCGGAAATGACTTCAGACAATCCGGGTGATGAAATAACTGCAGTAATTGCAGCTGCAATCGGAGAGGAATTGGGATGTGTTGTTGAAACAACAGGAGCAAATATAAACCCCAATAACTTAATTGACGAAGCAGAGACTATGGTTAAGTATATGATGGATAAACGCGGAGTTGAAATTAAAGATTTAATAGTCGAATCATCTACAGCAACAGTTGATGAGATAGCATCCGTCGTTGCATCAGTAGTTTATTTAAAAGACGAAATAATAGAGGGATAA